In Coriobacteriia bacterium, a single genomic region encodes these proteins:
- a CDS encoding HypC/HybG/HupF family hydrogenase formation chaperone: MCLAIPAKVTSTAENNTAAVDIMGVTRHVSLDLVPDAQVGDFVLVHAGFAIQVVDEEFAEETLQLLRDLDILEAEA, translated from the coding sequence ATGTGCCTCGCCATCCCCGCCAAGGTGACCTCGACCGCCGAGAACAACACGGCCGCCGTCGACATCATGGGGGTGACCCGTCACGTGAGTCTCGATCTCGTCCCCGACGCTCAGGTCGGCGATTTCGTACTCGTCCACGCCGGTTTCGCTATCCAGGTGGTCGACGAGGAGTTCGCCGAGGAGACCCTCCAGCTCCTGCGCGACCTGGACATCCTCGAAGCCGAGGCGTGA